A genomic stretch from Xiphophorus maculatus strain JP 163 A chromosome 16, X_maculatus-5.0-male, whole genome shotgun sequence includes:
- the LOC106699967 gene encoding protein ALP1-like: MDFRQHVLSAGRAVLDMMEREWEPLSAGELELRLDQAVEEILESELVGRLEAQPPSPAVYLRLLRGNPSPGPRGSPTAAGLTGPTEKGATASENQQETADSEAVTYISKLLQGSTSGSRLAGRARLSLSHTVLLSLSLLSERVSYRSVSRRFQLEKGNIHRIFFSFCERISTLTDEQIRWPLGEEAAKALFPFSGLVVDSQEDEGRSLPRVLGVLGHTQIPIRLPAGKHDLESLGPAEKRFKMAAHPDRWLHLELVCSRRGQFLHCRVSSGSDSDRGRILTDRLKQNPQLMPPGSCLVARTGYPLSARILTPYTGSCGPKQEVFNRTLAEHCRILDWAVGSLKARFKRLSYLDIGNYDRARTVVLTACVLHNVFLRMGQELRLDSEMENIRTAEEEEKDGEEDEEGVQRRDAAADLLLRNINSGIT, translated from the exons ATGGATTTTAGGCAGCATGTTTTATCTGCGGGCCGAGCGGTTCTAGACATGATGGAGCGGGAATGGGAGCCCCTGTCAGCCGGGGAGCTGGAGCTCCGGCTGGACCAGGCGGTGGAGGAGATCCTGGAGTCCGAGCTGGTGGGGAGACTCGAAGCGCAGCCGCCTTCTCCCGCCGTTTACCTGCGGTTACTGCGGGGCAACCCGAGCCCTGGACCCCGGGGTTCACCCACAGCGGCCGGGTTGACTGGTCCGACCGAGAAGGGAGCGACAGCATCCGAGAACCAGCAAGAAACAGCGGACAGTGAAGCAGTCACG taCATTTCAAAGCTGCTTCAAGGCTCCACATCTGGGTCTCGACTGGCTGGACGCGCTCGCTTGTCTCTGTCCCACACTGTCCTCCTGTCTCTGTCCCTGCTGTCTGAACGGGTCAGCTACCGCTCCGTGTCCCGCCGCTTCCAGCTGGAGAAAGGAAACATCCACAGgatcttcttctccttctgtgAGCGGATCAGCACGCTAACGGACGAGCAAATCAGATGGCCGCTTG GAGAAGAGGCTGCAAAGGCACTTTTCCCATTTTCCGGTCTGGTGGTGGATAGTCAGGAGGATGAAGGCCGTAGTCTTCCTCGGGTCCTGGGAGTTTTGGGACACACACAGATTCCCATCCGCCTGCCTGCAGGAAAACATGACCTGGAGAGTCTGGGACCTGCGGAGAAGAGGTTCAAGATGGCGGCCCATCCGGACCGCTGGTTACACCTGGAGCTGGTCTGCAGCCGTCGAGGTCAGTTCCTGCACTGCAGAGTCAGCAGCGGCTCCGATTCGGACCGCGGCCGGATACTGACAGACCGACTCAAACAGAACCCTCAGCTGATGCCACCCGGTTCCTGCCTTGTAGCCAGAACCGGATACCCTCTATCGGCGCGGATTCTCACCCCTTACACCGGAAGCTGCGGACCAAAACAGGAAGTCTTCAACCGAACCTTGGCGGAACATTGTCGGATCCTGGATTGGGCCGTCGGCAGTCTGAAGGCCAGATTTAAACGGCTCAGCTATCTGGACATCGGAAACTACGACCGGGCCAGAACCGTCGTTTTGACCGCCTGCGTGTTGCACAACGTGTTCCTGCGGATGGGACAAGAACTTCGACTGGATTCTGAAATGGAGAATATCCGAAccgcagaggaagaggagaaggacggggaggaagatgaggagggAGTTCAGAGACGGGATGCTGCTGCAGATCTGTTGTTGAGGAACATTAACTCTGGAATCACGTGA
- the LOC102234301 gene encoding elongin-B-like yields MDVFLMIRRNKTTIFTDAKESTTVYELKRIVEGILKRPPEDQMLFKDDVVLGDSQTLGNCGFTNQTARPQAPATVGLALRLSDDSFEPLSIESFSTPPELPDVMKPQDSGSTANEQAVQ; encoded by the exons ATG gatgtgtttttaatgatcCGACGCAACAAGACAACCATCTTCACAGATGCCAAAGAGTCGACCACAGTTTATGAACTGAAGCGCATTGTTGAAGGCATTTTAAAGAGGCCACCTGAAGATCAAATGCTTTTCAAG GATGATGTTGTGCTTGGTGACAGTCAGACTCTTGGAAATTGTGGCTTCACAAATCAAACGGCCCGACCTCAGGCGCCCGCCACAGTGGGGTTAGCGCTTCGTCTCAGCG ATGATTCGTTTGAGCCGCTGAGCATCGAGTCGTTCTCCACTCCGCCGGAGCTTCCTGACGTCATGAAGCCTCAGGACTCTGGAAGCACAGCCAACGAGCAGGCGGTGCAGTGA
- the LOC111611553 gene encoding uncharacterized protein LOC111611553, with translation MGRYKCAYNCETSTDPDVKFFKFPLYNPRKLKKWLSNMKLKDWAPTRFSALCINHFEERHIDRTGKCVTLRDDAVPTIFLPHDKTQKNKVSSGRGRRRHKPNVSAKSSEKESASSATSPVATNGNVKNKELNQRDEQQTGDKDHKNTEKWRIIVDERLRKIDSFPHFFHGDYCVPQNIQWAPDDDFSREYEDSDNVIEVKGPWQWLGLDVRGPLPQTLNGHRYILTLTDFYSRWVEAVPMQSCLPSAVAKNIADIIAHFGYPLRILSRLPHDVVHRINLGLKDHLKDTTALVVYHQQTGCVDLITPQLIDRMVSDLTGEHAADWDVYLPAKVFGLCFKQHSITKERPFFLLCCNGREAIKSPRGLDYVNAKIQDSAFVVT, from the exons ATGGGAAGGTATAAATGTGCTTACAACTGCGAGACCTCGACAGACCCGGATGTTAAGTTCTTTAA GTTTCCGCTGTACAATCCCAGAAAGCTTAAGAAATGGCTCTCCAACATGAAGTTGAAGGACTGGGCTCCAACTCGCTTCTCTGCGCTTTGCATCAATCATTTCGAGGAGCGGCACATCGACAGAACGGGGAAATGTGTGACTCTTCGAGACGACGCGGTTCCCACCATATTTTTACCTCATgacaaaactcagaaaaacaaG GTTTCTTCTGGCAGAGGGCGTAGGAGACATAAG CCTAATGTAAGTGCTAAGTCTTCGGAGAAAGAGTCAGCTTCATCCGCAACATCTCCTGTCGCAACAAACGGCAAcgttaaaaacaaagaactcaACCAGAGAGACGAACAGCAAACAGG AGATAAAGatcataaaaacactgaaaaatggaGAATCATAGTTGATGAGCGGCTGAGGAAGATCGACTCATTTCCACATTTCTTTCATGGAGATTACTGTGTGCCACAG AATATCCAATGGGCTCCAGATGATGATTTCAGT AGAGAGTATGAAGACTCTGACAATGTTATAGAG GTGAAAGGGCCGTGGCAGTGGCTGGGACTGGACGTCAGGGGGCCGTTGCCGCAGACGCTGAATGGACACAGGTACATTTTAACGCTGACAGACTTCTACTCCAGGTGGGTGGAGGCCGTCCCCATGCAGTCCTGCCTCCCGTCTGCCGTGGCGAAGAACATCGCCGACATCATCGCACACTTCGGGTATCCGCTGAGAATCCTCTCCAGGCTGCCTCATGACGTAGTCCAcaga ATTAATCTTGGGCTGAAAGATCACCTAAAGGACACAACTGCTCTCGTGGTTTATCATCAGCAGACAGGCTGTGTGGATTTAATCACACCGCAGCTGATTGACAG GATGGTCAGTGATCTAACAGGGGAGCATGCGGCTGATTGGGATGTTTACTTACCTGCCAAAGTTTTCGGTCTGTGCTTCAAACAGCATTCAATAACTAAGGagagacctttttttttgttgtgctgcaACGGACGCGAGGCAATTAAATCCCCCAGAGGACTGGAT TATGTTAACGCCAAGATCCAAGACAGCGCATTTGTGGTTACATAG
- the c16h16orf58 gene encoding RUS1 family protein C16orf58 homolog — protein MDTNGSLVLATERYGSGQVWKYSVSDGVMKRTRNGSEAGSRGNSIVGFFKSVFLPQGYPESVSSDYLQYQFWDTLQAFSSSLSGTLATQASLRGVGVGNQEATVAAATATWLLRDGTGMLGRILFAWRKGSKLDSEAKKWRLIADVLNDIAMFMEILAPHFPAFFTLIVCTAGIFKSIVGVAGGATRAALTVHQARRDNMADISAKDGSQETLVNLAGLLVSLLLIPLVTDNPFLTLTLFFLFTDLHLFANYKAVRSVVMETFNEARLSIVMQQYLKDGRILSPTEANQREPVFLQFGKTTPIKLGVRLQDVAQSSEELNLALKENNMPFLLGIRNGCICVCLGTNASVRDEIRAMCQAACVSNMLSCPTTLKPTQQNLWEIVHESQKQMEAHFSPFLKGVKAAGWDTERTLLDWDEWRVEWKTKNS, from the exons ATGGATACAAACGGAAGTTTGGTGTTAGCTACCGAGAGATACGGCAGCGGGCAGGTTTGGAAATATTCAGTAAGTGATGGAGTGATGAAGAGGACCAGGAATGGGAGTGAAGCTGGGTCAAGAGGCAACTCAATTGTTGGATTCTTTAAA AGCGTCTTTCTGCCTCAAGGATACCCAGAAAGCGTCAGCAGTGATTACCTTCAGTACCAATTCTGGGATACTCTTCAG gCTTTCTCCAGTTCTCTGTCGGGGACTCTGGCCACGCAGGCTTCCCTCAGAGGTGTTGGTGTTGGAAACCAGGAGGCAACTGTAGCTGCAGCCACAGCTACCTGGTTATTAAGAG ATGGTACTGGCATGTTGGGCAGAATCCTCTTTGCCTGGAGGAAAGG GAGTAAGCTGGACTCAGAGGCTAAAAAGTGGAG GCTTATTGCTGATGTTCTTAACGACATTGCAATGTTCATGGAAATCTTGGCCCCTCACTTTCCGGCCTTCTTCACTTTGATAGTTTGCACGGCAGGAATATTCaag tctATTGTTGGCGTCGCCGGAGGAGCGACCAGAGCTGCACTCACTGTTCATCAAGCGCGCAGGGACAACATGGCGGATATCTCTGCCAAAGATGGCAGTCAG GAAACTTTGGTCAATCTTGCTGGTTTGCTGGTCAGCCTGTTACTGATTCCTCTTGTCACTGATAATCCATT CCTGACCCTcaccctcttcttcctctttactGATCTTCACCTCTTTGCTAACTACAAAGCCGTGCGTTCGGTTGTCATGGAAACCTTCAATGAGGCGCGGCTTTCCATTGTGATGCAGCAGTACCTGAAGGACGGACGAATCCTGAGTCCAACTGAGGCCAATCAGAGAGAACCCGTTTTCCTGC AGTTTGGAAAAACCACACCAATTAAGCTTGGCGTTAGGTTACAGGATGTTGCTCAAAG cTCAGAGGAACTGAATTTGGctttaaaggaaaacaacatgCCGTTCCTGTTGGGAATCAGAAACG gctgcatttgtgtttgtttgggaACAAATGCATCAGTTCGTGATGAAATCAGAGCAATGTGCCAGGCTGCCTGTGTCAGCAACATGCTAAGTTGCCCAACCACTTTGAAACCAACGCAGCAAA ATTTGTGGGAAATTGTTCACGAGAGTCAGAAGCAGATGGAGGCACATTTCTCTCCGTTCCTCAAAG gtgttaaagctgcaggatggGACACAGAAAGGACTTTGCTGGACTGGGATGAGTGGCGAGTggagtggaaaacaaaaaacagctga